The DNA segment CGGCACCGCACCGATGGTGCCGACCAGCAGACCGGTCAGCGCATACAGCGGGAACAGCCAGTTCGGGTGATCGCCGAGGCTGTGATAGAAGGTCCAGGAGCTGATCAGCAAGCCCAGGGAACCGAAGACAAACACCCGGCCGGCGCCGAGACGATCCGCCAGGGCACCGGAGATGATGCAGCCGACGCTGAGGAACACGATCGCCAGGCTGTTCGATTGCAGCGCCACCGTCGGCGAAAAGTGATAGACCGTCTGCAGCACGGTCGGGGTCATCAGAATCACCACGACGATCCCGGCGGACAGCAGCCAGGTCAGCAGCATCGAGATCGCAATCGCCCCGCGATGGTCACGCAGCACCGCGCGCAGCGGCACTTCTTCGGCCAGCGCCTTGCGCAGTTGCAGCTCGGCGAACACCGGAGTCTCGTGCAGCCAGCGACGCAGATACACCGAGAACAGACCGAACACACCACCGAGCAGGAACGGGATGCGCCAGGCGTAATCCGCGACTTCCACCGGCGTATAGATGCTGTTGATTGCCGTAGCGACCAGCGAGCCGAGCAGGATACCCGCCGTCAGGCCGCTGGTCAGAGTGCCACAGGCGTAGCCGATGTGCTTTTGCGGCACGTGTTCGGAAACGAAGACCCACGCCCCCGGCACCTCACCACCAATCGCCGCGCCCTGGATCACCCGCATCAACAGCAGCAGGATCGGCGCCCACATACCGATCTGCGCATAGGTTGGCAGCAGGCCCATGATCAGGGTCGGCACGGCCATCATGAAAATGCTCAGGGTGAACATCTTCTTGCGCCCCAGCAGGTCGCCGAAGTGCGCCATGACAATGCCGCCCAGCGGCCGCGCCAGGTAACCGGCGGCGAAAATGCCGAAGGTCTGCATCAGGCGCAGCCACTCGGGCATGTCGGCCGGGAAGAACAACTTGCCGACCACGGTGGCGAAGAACACGAAGATGATGAAGTCGTAAAACTCCAGCGCACCGCCCAGGGCCGATAGCGACAGAGTCTTGTAGTCATTGCGGGTCAGGGGTCGTGCAGGTTGCTCGGGCTGCGCGAGGCTCGAAGGCGCTGTGGTCATGGCAAGGGCTTCTCTTATAGTCGGATCCGCCGCCACAACAACGCTGGCTGTGGCTTCGGCAGGTTCGGCACCATAGCAAATTGTTCGAAAAAGCACATAGAGGCGCGTATTTGACGGTCAAAATCAGAACCCGATGGTCGTCGCGGAGTCTACCGACCGATATACTCGCAACCTTGCTCCGGTTTGTAGGGGGTTGCTGTGCGAAAACGTCGTTGGCCCGGCCTTTGAACGGGATCAGCCGGTTTCGCAGAGTTTCCCCTTTAGACGCCTATGGAAAACGTGACGAACGCAGTATGTTCGGTGCTGAATCGTTTTTCCTGAAGACGGCTACCACCAGCAATACCAACGAAGAGTCACGGGTCAGAGGCACCCCCGGCATGATAGAGCTCGAACAAGAAGATCCGATCCCGCAAGGCGACCTGGCCCTGCAAATCACCGCACTCCCGCGCGAAACCAACGGCTTTGGCGATATTTTCGGCGGCTGGCTGGTGGCGCAGATGGATCTGGCAGGCACCGCGATGGCTAGCCGCGTGGCCGGTGGTCGTGTGGCGACCGTGGCCATCGACCGCATGGCCTTTCTGGTACCGGTCGCGGTCGGCGCGCAATTGTCCTTCTATACCCAGACCCTGGAAATCGGCCGCAGCTCGATCCAGATGATGGTCGAGGTGTGGAGCGACGACCCGCTGTCCAGCGAGTGGCGTAAAGTGACCGAGGCGGTGTTCGTCTTCGTCGCCATCGACGGCAGCGGTCGCACCCGTTCGGTACCGCCACGCGCGCGTTAAACATTGCCGCGGTTTTGCGGTCGATAGTCGTCCCAAGTGTCTGATCGAGAGCTGTCCCATGAACACGCCCAACGTTGAAGCGGTGAAACTGGATGAACTGAACTGCTGGCGCATCCGCCACGGTCAGGCCGAAGTGCTGGTGGCCCAGCAAGGCGCGCACATCCTCAGTTATCAGATCGACGGCCAGCCGCCGATCATCTGGCTCAACGACAAGGCTGTGTTCAAGACCGGCAAAAGTATCCGCGCCGGTGTGCCAGTGTGCTGGCCATGGTTCGGCATCTTCGAGCGCAATCCGCAAAGCGTGAAAGCGATGCGCGTCAGCGACGAACCGGCACAGGCCCACGGCTTCGTCCGGGCGATGGATTGGGAGCTGGGCGGCATCGAGGCCGAGGATCATGGCGTCAAGGTGGAATTCAAGCTGCCGTATCCCGAAGGCGGATTCCCGGGCTGGCCGCATCAGGTCGACCTGACCTTGACCCTGCACCTGAATGATCAGCTGAACATCAGCCTGACCATCCATAACCGGGGTGCCGAAACCGTAAGCCTCAGTCAGGCGCTGCACACCTATTACGCCGTCAGCGATGTGCGCAACGTGCACGTCGACGGCGTGGACGGCCTGGATTACATCGAGACTCTGGACAACTGGAATACCCACAAACAGCAGGGCGATCTGCGCTTCGCCGGGGAAACCGACCGCATCTACCTCGACGCTCCGCCGCAACTGAGCATCGTCGATCCGACCTGGAAACGGCGCATCGTGCTGACCGCCACTGGCTCACGCACGGCGGTGATCTGGAACCCATGGATCGACCGCGCAGCGGCGTTCAGCGACATGGACAACGATGGCTGGCAGCGCATGCTGTGCATCGAGACGGCGAATGTGATGGATGACGTGGTCACGCTGGGCTCGGGTGTGAGCCATACGATGGGTGTCAGCGTCGGCAGCAAACCGCTCTAAACCCTGGTGCGAAACAAACTGTGGGAGCGGGCTTGCTCGCGAATGCGGTGTGTCAGATACATTAATCTCTCTGATACACCGCATTCGCGAGCAAGCCCGCTCCCACATTGGGTTCTGCGCCTGGTGTTTAGAGATCGGACTCCTGCACCACCCGCACCTTGTCCGCATCCAGCGCGTACGCCGCGTCCGCCAGATCGTTGTTGACCTTCTCGATCTTCAGCGTACCGGTCACCCACAGCGGCGTGTAGATGTCATCCAGCTTCAAGCCTTTGGGATAACGCACCAGCACCAGTTGATTCGGCGGCGGTGGCGGCACGTGGATGCAAGCGCCCGGGTACGGCACGAGGAAGAACACCGTGCTGCGGCCCTTGGCATCGGACTCCAGCGGCACCGGATAACCACCGATACGAATGTGCTTGTCGTTCATCGACGCCACGGTTTTGGTCGAATACATCACCGCCGGCAACCCCTTGGCCTGCTTCATGCCACCCTTCTGGGTGAAAGTGCCGGTGGCCTCCGGGGAGTTGTGATCGATTTCAGGCATGGCCTCGAGGGCTTTCTGGTCCGACTTGGGCATCAGTTCCAGCCAGTCGGTTTCCGGCAGTTCGCCGGCGTGGGCCAAACCGCTGCCCAGAAAAAGGAGAGTCAACAAAATGCGGCGCATGGAGGAGCTCGGTAAAAAAGAAGGGACGAACAGTCGCCGCGCATTCTAGCCCTCCCCACCGGTTTGGCAGAGAGGGCTTTGTCGCTTTGGATCAGTTCTTTTTGATCAGGCCGTAGATCACCAGCAGGATGATCGCGCCGACCAGTGCGCCAATGAAGCCTGCGCCCTGACCTGCCTGATAGATGCCCAGGGCCTGGCCGCCGTAGGTGGCTGCCAGCGAACCGCCGATACCGAGCAGGATGGTCATGATCCAGCCCATGCTGTCATCGCCCGGTTTGAGAAAGCGTGCCAGCAGGCCGACGATCAAGCCGATAAAGATGGTTCCGATAATTCCCATGGCATTTCCCTCTGAATAGTAGATATGCGAAAGCCTAGTCAGACTTTCGCATCCTGCCATCAGAGAACGGCGGCCCCGCAATGGTTCCGCCGCGGCCAGATGAAACTGCTTTTACTCGGCGATCAGCGCTTCGACCTTGACGATCTGCGCCTGCAGCTTGGCCATGTCGGCGCAGCGCAGGTTGGCGTGACCGACCTTGCGCCCGGCTTTGAAGGCTTTGCCGTAGTGGTGCAGATGGCAATCTTCGATGGCGATGACCTTCTCCACCGGCGGAACCACGCCGATGAAGTTGAGCATCGCGCTCTCGCCGACCTTGGCCGTCGAACCCAGCGGCAGGCCGGCAACGGCGCGCAGGTGGTTTTCGAACTGGCTGCACTCGGCGCCTTCGGTGGTCCAGTGCCCGGAGTTGTGCACGCGCGGGGCGATTTCGTTGGCCTTCAGGCCACCGTCGACTTCAAAGAACTCGAACGCCATCACGCCGACGTAATCCAGGTGCTTGAGCACGCGGCTGGAATAGTCTTCAGCCAGCGCCTGCAGCGGGTGATCGGTGCTGGCCACCGACAGCTTGAGGATGCCGCTGTCGTGGGTGTTGTGTACCAGCGGATAGAACCTGGTTTCGCCATCGCGGGCACGCACGGCGATCAGCGAGACTTCGCCAGTGAACGGCACGAAGCCTTCCAGCAGGCAGGCAACGCTACCCAGCTCGGCGAACGTACCAACCACATCTTCCGGCTTGCGCAGGACTTTCTGGCCCTTGCCGTCGTAACCCAGGGTGCGGGTTTTCAGCACCGCCGGCAGACCGATGGCAGCCACGGCGGCATCCAGGTCGGCTTGCGACTGAATGTCGGCGAAGGCCGGGGTCGGGATGCCCAGGTCCTTGAACATGCTCTTCTCGAACCAGCGGTCGCGAGCGATGCGCAGGGCTTCGGCGCTCGGGTACACCGGCACGAATTGCGAGAGGAACGCCACGGTTTCGGCCGGGACGCTTTCGAACTCGAAGGTCACCAGATCGACTTCATCGGCCAACTGGCGCAGGTGATCCTGATCGCCGTAATCGGCCCGCAGGTGTTCGCCCAGTGCCGCGGCGCAAGCGTCCGGCGCAGGGTCGAGGAAAGCGAAGTTCATGCCCAGCGGAGTGCCCGCCAGCGCCAACATGCGGCCCAACTGGCCGCCACCGATTACACCGATCTTCATCTCAACAACCTCAGGCAATACGTGGGTCTGGATTGTCCAGGACGCTGTCTGTCTGCTCGGCACGGAAGGTTTTCAGTACCGCGTGGAACTGTGGATGCTTGGCGCCGAGAATGCTCGCCGAGAGCAGCGCAGCGTTGATCGCGCCGGCCTTGCCGATGGCCAGGGTGGCAACCGGAATGCCCGCCGGCATCTGCACGATCGACAGCAGCGAATCGACGCCCGAGAGCATCGACGACTGCACCGGAACGCCCAGCACCGGCAGGTGGGTCTTGGCCGCACACATGCCTGGCAGGTGGGCTGCGCCACCGGCACCGGCGATGATCACCTCGATGCCGCGGCCCTCAGCCTCTTCGGCGTACTGGAACAGCAGATCCGGGGTGCGGTGGGCAGAAACCACCTTGACCTCGTACGGGATGCCGAGCTTTTCCAGCATATCGGCGGTGTGGCTAAGGGTGGACCAATCGGACTTGGAGCCCATGATCACGCCAACCAGTGCACTCATCGTCGCGCCTCTTCTCTCTGGGCGCCCGCAGGCGCGTCAAAAACAACAAGCCACGCAGGATTGCGTGGCTTGATTGTACGAAAAATGGCCGGACGTACCGGCCGAAGGCCGCGCAGTATACCGCAAAGAAAGCAATAAACAGCCCCCGAAACGACCATCTGTCAAATCAGCGAAAGGCCCGGTTTTATTGACTTGAAGGTCAGCCAACAAACACCACAAATCCCCTTTAGGAGTGAGCCTGCTCGCGATGGCGGTGTATCAGTCCCATCATCAGTGAATGTAGAGACGCTATCGCGAGCAGGCTCACTCCTACAAGGGCTCCGCGCAAGCTCAGGAAGCCTGTGCGGCGCCGCCTTCAAGCTTGCGCCAGAGCAGCCGCACGTTGGCCTTGCGCACCAGTGCGCAGCGGTACAGGCGAATTTCCAGCG comes from the Pseudomonas sp. RSB 5.4 genome and includes:
- a CDS encoding MFS transporter yields the protein MTTAPSSLAQPEQPARPLTRNDYKTLSLSALGGALEFYDFIIFVFFATVVGKLFFPADMPEWLRLMQTFGIFAAGYLARPLGGIVMAHFGDLLGRKKMFTLSIFMMAVPTLIMGLLPTYAQIGMWAPILLLLMRVIQGAAIGGEVPGAWVFVSEHVPQKHIGYACGTLTSGLTAGILLGSLVATAINSIYTPVEVADYAWRIPFLLGGVFGLFSVYLRRWLHETPVFAELQLRKALAEEVPLRAVLRDHRGAIAISMLLTWLLSAGIVVVILMTPTVLQTVYHFSPTVALQSNSLAIVFLSVGCIISGALADRLGAGRVFVFGSLGLLISSWTFYHSLGDHPNWLFPLYALTGLLVGTIGAVPYVMVKAFPPVVRFSGLSFSYNVAYAIFGGLTPMVVSLLLKESAMGPAYYVAVLCTMGILVGAWLWKRGR
- a CDS encoding acyl-CoA thioesterase, whose translation is MIELEQEDPIPQGDLALQITALPRETNGFGDIFGGWLVAQMDLAGTAMASRVAGGRVATVAIDRMAFLVPVAVGAQLSFYTQTLEIGRSSIQMMVEVWSDDPLSSEWRKVTEAVFVFVAIDGSGRTRSVPPRAR
- a CDS encoding D-hexose-6-phosphate mutarotase; the protein is MNTPNVEAVKLDELNCWRIRHGQAEVLVAQQGAHILSYQIDGQPPIIWLNDKAVFKTGKSIRAGVPVCWPWFGIFERNPQSVKAMRVSDEPAQAHGFVRAMDWELGGIEAEDHGVKVEFKLPYPEGGFPGWPHQVDLTLTLHLNDQLNISLTIHNRGAETVSLSQALHTYYAVSDVRNVHVDGVDGLDYIETLDNWNTHKQQGDLRFAGETDRIYLDAPPQLSIVDPTWKRRIVLTATGSRTAVIWNPWIDRAAAFSDMDNDGWQRMLCIETANVMDDVVTLGSGVSHTMGVSVGSKPL
- a CDS encoding DUF3299 domain-containing protein; protein product: MRRILLTLLFLGSGLAHAGELPETDWLELMPKSDQKALEAMPEIDHNSPEATGTFTQKGGMKQAKGLPAVMYSTKTVASMNDKHIRIGGYPVPLESDAKGRSTVFFLVPYPGACIHVPPPPPNQLVLVRYPKGLKLDDIYTPLWVTGTLKIEKVNNDLADAAYALDADKVRVVQESDL
- a CDS encoding GlsB/YeaQ/YmgE family stress response membrane protein, whose product is MGIIGTIFIGLIVGLLARFLKPGDDSMGWIMTILLGIGGSLAATYGGQALGIYQAGQGAGFIGALVGAIILLVIYGLIKKN
- a CDS encoding 5-(carboxyamino)imidazole ribonucleotide synthase; translated protein: MKIGVIGGGQLGRMLALAGTPLGMNFAFLDPAPDACAAALGEHLRADYGDQDHLRQLADEVDLVTFEFESVPAETVAFLSQFVPVYPSAEALRIARDRWFEKSMFKDLGIPTPAFADIQSQADLDAAVAAIGLPAVLKTRTLGYDGKGQKVLRKPEDVVGTFAELGSVACLLEGFVPFTGEVSLIAVRARDGETRFYPLVHNTHDSGILKLSVASTDHPLQALAEDYSSRVLKHLDYVGVMAFEFFEVDGGLKANEIAPRVHNSGHWTTEGAECSQFENHLRAVAGLPLGSTAKVGESAMLNFIGVVPPVEKVIAIEDCHLHHYGKAFKAGRKVGHANLRCADMAKLQAQIVKVEALIAE
- the purE gene encoding 5-(carboxyamino)imidazole ribonucleotide mutase, with product MSALVGVIMGSKSDWSTLSHTADMLEKLGIPYEVKVVSAHRTPDLLFQYAEEAEGRGIEVIIAGAGGAAHLPGMCAAKTHLPVLGVPVQSSMLSGVDSLLSIVQMPAGIPVATLAIGKAGAINAALLSASILGAKHPQFHAVLKTFRAEQTDSVLDNPDPRIA